The following are encoded together in the Eleftheria terrae genome:
- a CDS encoding GreA/GreB family elongation factor, whose amino-acid sequence MEVLAQDRLLASHDHARLTAILNGSAGTQLSPALLTTLQDLLDSADIVESPRWTADIVASEAPVSLRAEAGGPPYTVVLCYPPDSDPANGRVSVLSPLGLSLIGSRMGEWIEWSGPTGERYRVQVLPPDAAARGDR is encoded by the coding sequence ATGGAAGTACTTGCGCAAGACCGCCTGCTTGCATCGCATGACCACGCACGGCTCACCGCCATCCTGAATGGCTCCGCCGGGACCCAGCTGTCGCCGGCGCTCCTCACCACGCTGCAGGACCTGCTGGATTCCGCCGACATCGTCGAATCGCCGCGGTGGACCGCGGACATCGTCGCTTCCGAAGCGCCGGTGAGCCTCCGGGCGGAGGCCGGTGGCCCGCCGTACACGGTGGTGCTCTGCTATCCGCCGGACAGCGATCCGGCCAACGGACGTGTCTCGGTGTTGTCGCCACTGGGACTGAGCCTCATCGGATCGAGGATGGGAGAGTGGATCGAATGGTCGGGGCCCACCGGCGAGCGCTATCGCGTGCAGGTGCTGCCGCCTGACGCCGCTGCTCGCGGCGACCGGTAG